The following proteins are encoded in a genomic region of Nonomuraea muscovyensis:
- a CDS encoding (2Fe-2S)-binding protein, giving the protein MRVELTVNGARHEAEVPDHTLLVELVRDVAGLTGTNVGCDTTSCGACTVLLDGRSVKSCTVLAAQARGRDVVTIEGLAGADGLHPVQREFARHHAVQCGFCTPGMVLAAVSLIEESAELDEEAVRQGLKGNLCRCTGYHNIVKAVLAAAEGDRR; this is encoded by the coding sequence ATGCGCGTAGAGCTGACCGTCAACGGCGCCCGGCACGAGGCGGAGGTGCCCGACCACACCCTGCTCGTGGAGCTCGTCAGGGATGTCGCCGGGCTCACCGGCACGAACGTCGGCTGCGACACCACCTCGTGCGGCGCGTGCACTGTCCTGCTCGACGGCAGGTCGGTCAAATCGTGCACGGTCCTGGCCGCCCAGGCGCGGGGCCGCGACGTCGTCACCATCGAGGGGCTGGCCGGCGCCGACGGGCTGCACCCGGTGCAGCGGGAGTTCGCCCGGCACCACGCCGTGCAGTGCGGATTCTGCACGCCCGGCATGGTGCTCGCCGCCGTCTCGCTCATCGAGGAGTCGGCCGAGCTCGACGAGGAGGCCGTACGGCAGGGCCTCAAGGGCAACCTGTGCCGATGCACCGGCTATCACAACATCGTCAAGGCCGTCCTGGCCGCCGCTGAAGGGGATCGTCGATGA
- a CDS encoding FAD binding domain-containing protein — translation MIHNGFTLHSPATLAEALALLGDGAVALAGGQSLIPELKTGRVRPGSVIDIGALAELDGVRDEGDVLAVGALTRHHRLHTAPAVRAKAPLLAHAAGRIADPQVRHMGTIGGSIAHADPAADLPVALLALDARVVLAGPDGRREEPLARFAGPADGELITEVRVPDQRGRPWSYQKFHRDALEWAVVAVAAAGDRVALAGMADRPVLAEAVMAALPDDGAALLADQGCDPPDDHRASAAYRRHLARVLTARALRELRGETCA, via the coding sequence GTGATCCACAACGGTTTCACGCTTCACAGCCCCGCGACCCTCGCCGAGGCGCTGGCTCTGCTGGGGGACGGGGCCGTGGCCCTGGCCGGCGGCCAGTCCCTGATCCCGGAGCTCAAGACGGGTAGGGTACGGCCCGGGTCCGTCATCGACATCGGCGCGCTGGCCGAGCTCGACGGCGTCCGCGACGAGGGAGACGTACTCGCCGTCGGCGCGCTCACCCGCCACCACCGGCTCCACACGGCGCCGGCCGTACGCGCGAAGGCCCCGCTGCTCGCGCACGCCGCCGGCCGGATCGCCGACCCTCAGGTACGCCACATGGGCACCATCGGCGGTTCCATCGCCCACGCCGACCCCGCGGCCGACCTTCCGGTGGCGCTGCTCGCGCTCGACGCCCGCGTCGTCCTGGCCGGTCCGGACGGCCGCCGGGAGGAGCCGCTGGCACGTTTCGCCGGACCTGCCGATGGCGAGCTCATCACCGAAGTGCGAGTCCCCGACCAGCGCGGCCGCCCGTGGAGCTACCAGAAGTTCCACCGCGACGCGCTCGAATGGGCGGTCGTCGCTGTCGCCGCGGCCGGCGACAGGGTGGCCCTGGCCGGCATGGCGGACCGCCCGGTCCTGGCCGAGGCGGTGATGGCGGCCCTGCCGGACGACGGCGCCGCGCTGCTGGCCGACCAGGGCTGCGACCCGCCGGACGACCATCGGGCCTCCGCCGCCTACCGCAGGCACCTGGCACGGGTGCTGACCGCGCGCGCCCTGCGCGAGCTGAGGGGAGAGACATGCGCGTAG
- a CDS encoding thioesterase II family protein, giving the protein MTVIADTTTWLRRLRPVSAPWVRLLCFPHAGGNAYFYNAWRAELPPDVELYAVQYPGRLDRLGDPFMEDMERMADAVAQAAYLLTGVPVALFGHSLGAAVAYETARRMRRPPAHLFVSGQPAPDRHRGGTRHLVGDEVLWQELSRLGGASPEVIGNAELREEFLPVMRSDYRLAETYRARPGPPLDCPVTAVIGDRDSEVDEDEARSWERYTSASFALRVFPGGHFYLNPPGPRLIDAIVTRLAEGAPPRRMGWAGP; this is encoded by the coding sequence ATGACGGTGATCGCGGACACCACGACGTGGTTACGGAGGTTGCGGCCCGTGTCGGCGCCGTGGGTGCGCCTGCTGTGCTTTCCCCACGCCGGCGGCAACGCCTACTTCTACAACGCCTGGCGGGCCGAGCTGCCGCCCGACGTCGAGCTGTACGCCGTGCAGTACCCCGGACGCCTCGACCGGCTGGGCGACCCGTTCATGGAGGACATGGAACGCATGGCCGACGCGGTCGCGCAGGCCGCGTACCTGCTGACCGGCGTGCCGGTGGCGCTGTTCGGGCACAGCCTCGGCGCGGCCGTCGCCTACGAGACGGCACGCCGCATGCGCAGGCCGCCCGCCCACCTGTTCGTCTCCGGCCAGCCGGCGCCCGACCGGCACCGCGGCGGCACCAGACACCTGGTCGGCGACGAGGTGTTGTGGCAGGAGCTCTCCCGGCTCGGCGGTGCGTCGCCCGAGGTGATCGGCAACGCCGAGCTGCGGGAGGAGTTCCTGCCCGTGATGCGCAGCGACTACCGACTCGCCGAGACCTACCGGGCCAGGCCCGGCCCGCCGCTCGACTGCCCGGTGACCGCGGTGATCGGCGACCGGGACAGCGAGGTGGACGAGGACGAGGCGCGGTCCTGGGAGCGGTACACCAGCGCCTCCTTCGCTCTGCGGGTGTTCCCCGGCGGCCACTTCTACCTCAACCCGCCGGGCCCGCGGCTCATCGACGCGATCGTCACCCGGCTCGCGGAGGGCGCCCCGCCGCGCCGGATGGGATGGGCCGGGCCGTGA